In Methanorbis rubei, the DNA window TGTTCCAAGAAGGCTCGAGTTCGTCAGCTCCTCAAGCTTGTCCGCACACTCGCGGCAGCCGCACCAGTGCACAACCACCACATTGCCGTCCAGCTTCTCATTACACTCCTCCGGAGTTACAGCCGTCATCAGATGGCTCTCAAGATGACTCTCCGCACGCTCAAGAATCTGATCATGCGCCTCATCAAGAAGCTTCTTCACCGACTCTGCCGCCCCATCGCGCGGGACAACCGTCTTCACGCCGAGGCGGTTCACGCAGACCAGCTGCTTGTTGTCGAGATCGCGGGGACCAAGCTCCACGCGGAGCGGGACGCCGTGCAGCTCCCAGTGATAGTACTTCGCACCGGGCCGCATGTCGCGGGCATCCGTCTTCACGCGAATACCTGCTGCCTTCAACTCCTTCTCAAGATCTTTTACTGCCGCAAGAATCTCATCGCCGCGTTTTCCGACAATCACCGGAATGATCACAACCTGGGTTGGTGCAACCGTTGCCGGAAGGATCAGACCCTTGTCATCGCCGTGAACACCGATCACCGCAGCAATGCACCGCTCAGAGATACCATAACAGGTCTGTGAACCGAACTGCTGCTCGCCGTTCACATCCTCATACGTGATGCCGAACGTTCTCGAGAAGTGATCGCCGAGATGATGGACCGTCCCAATCTGAAGCGTCCTGCCGTCCGGCATCACCGCATCAACCGCCATCGTAAAGTCCGCGCCCGGGAACTTGTCCCAGTCTGGCCGCTTTGAGATGATGATCGGGACACCGAGGTCGCGGTAGAACTCCTGCGACAGGCCAAGTTCATACTCGACCTGCTCGTTTGCTTCATCCCAGGTTGCGTGAACGGTGTGGGACTCCATAAACGAGGTGATCTCGCGAAGCCGGATCAACGGTCTGGTGTGTTTTGTCTCGTACCGGAACGTGTTCACAACCTGATACAGTTTCAGCGGGAGGTCAGCATGAGATCTGATCCAGAGCGCATACATCGGGTAAATTGCCGTCTCTGAAGTCGGGCGCAGTGCGAGCTTGACATCAAGCGGTGAGAGACCGCCGTGCGTAACCCAGTACACCTCGTCCTCAAAGCCCTTGATGTGCTCAGCCTCTTTCATGAACTCAGTCTCGGGGATCAGAAGCGGAAACAATGTTTCTTCATGATCCCGGTTTAAGAGGGTGCGCAGAAGCGTGTAGGTATGGTTGCGGAGTGCAAATCCGAACGGATACCACACATATAGTCCTTTGACCGGATAGCGGACATCCATGATCTCCGCACGCCGGATAACCTCATTATACCACGCGCTGAAATCATTCCGCGGCGGTAATCCTTCCGTTTCATCTGCCATGTTGTATATACACCTGAAGCAGTAGATCTATGCGCCGAAAGA includes these proteins:
- the proS gene encoding proline--tRNA ligase, coding for MADETEGLPPRNDFSAWYNEVIRRAEIMDVRYPVKGLYVWYPFGFALRNHTYTLLRTLLNRDHEETLFPLLIPETEFMKEAEHIKGFEDEVYWVTHGGLSPLDVKLALRPTSETAIYPMYALWIRSHADLPLKLYQVVNTFRYETKHTRPLIRLREITSFMESHTVHATWDEANEQVEYELGLSQEFYRDLGVPIIISKRPDWDKFPGADFTMAVDAVMPDGRTLQIGTVHHLGDHFSRTFGITYEDVNGEQQFGSQTCYGISERCIAAVIGVHGDDKGLILPATVAPTQVVIIPVIVGKRGDEILAAVKDLEKELKAAGIRVKTDARDMRPGAKYYHWELHGVPLRVELGPRDLDNKQLVCVNRLGVKTVVPRDGAAESVKKLLDEAHDQILERAESHLESHLMTAVTPEECNEKLDGNVVVVHWCGCRECADKLEELTNSSLLGTEVRSQYVKNDEGTCIICGKPGTAALVGRSY